The window TTCTCAGCCTCGGGCTCCTGCTGGTCCTTCTCAGTGGTCTCCGGGTCGGGGCCGACCTCCTGATCGGTCGGCTTCTCCGGCTGCAGGTCCTTCGCGCTGCGGTCCTGGGCCTCGGCCGCGGGCCCGCCCTCGGGCTTCGGAGCCTCGCCCTCGACCGGACCCACGTCCTCGCCCGGCGCCTTCGCCTCAGGCCCGGCGGAGTCCTCGTCCTCCTCGTTCGCCTCGTTCTCCCGCTGCTGCTCGACCCGTTCCGCCTTGGTCGGGGGCGGCGAAGGGAAGGTCGGGACGGACGGTTCCGCGGCGCCGGGGGTCATCCGGTCTGCGGTCGGTACGGAAGAAAGGTCCAGGTCGGTGTCGGGCAGATAGTCCTCGGGCTTCAGCTCCGGACCGCTCTTGGCGGCACCGCCCCTGTCATCGTCCTGCTCGCCGCCGATCTCCCCGTCCGCGCCCGCCTCCAGCCCGAGCGGCTTCTCCTCCTCGCGCGGCTCGTCCTCATCCTCGTCCTTCTCGTGCAGGCCGTGCTCGGACAGCGCGCTGTCCCGCTGCTCAGCCCGCTCGTCCACCTTCTCGGGGCGTACGGGACCGGGCCGGCCCTTCGCCTTCGGGTCGAGGTTCTCCTGCTTCGATCCGTCCGCCGGCTTCTTCGCGTCGTCGTTCCGCTTGCGCTTGTCTGCACCGGGGGCGTTCGCCTGCTCCGGGTCCTGCTCCTCCCGGTCGCGCTGCTCCTTGCGCTCCTCCTTGGTCTGCTCGGCGCCGTCCGCCTGGCCCTGCGCGCGCTCGTCCGCGGCCTCGTCGACCCGCTGACGGTCCTGGCCCTGCTTCTCCTCCTCCTGCCGCTGCTCCTGCGCGGCCTGCTGCCGGGACTGGGCCCGCTCGTCCTCCTGCTCCTTGCGCTGGGCAGCCTCCTGGTCCTCGGCCGCCGCGTCGGAGCGCGCCCTACTCCGGTCGCCGCTGCGCTTCTCGTCCCGTACCGCGGCGTCCTTCTGCTCCTCGCGCGAGTCCTCGGCCTGCTTGTCCTTCGAACTCCGCCCGCTCTCCTCCTGCCGCTTCCACCGGGTGCGCTCGACACCCAGCAGCTCGAAGAGGTCCGTCTCCGGCTCGGGCACCTCGGCCGGCTGGAGGTCCACCGGCTCGGTCTCGGACTCCTCGGCGAGGTCGAGGAGCCGCTCGTACTCGTCGGAGAGCAGCCGCACTTCCAGCCGGTCCAGCACCGAGTCCTGCAACTGCGGTGACATCCGTGCCAGTTGGAGTCGTACGCGTCCCGACAGGTCCGCCGGGTCACCGCGCAGCGAGCGCAGCACGCCGTTCGCGAGACGGTCCACCAGCGTTGCCGGATCCAGCTGTTCCATACGGGAGCGGTCGGCGTCGACCGTGGCGTACCGCAGCCAGCCGGGCGTCGATTGCTCGGGCTCCACTTCGGGGGCCTGCTGCTCGTCGCGTACGAGAGCCTGCGCCGCCGACTCCGCCTCGCGCTCCATCGCCTGCTGCGGAAGGCTCACCGCCCCCAGATCGCGGCCCGCGCGCAACGCGCCCAGACCGTCCGGGTTCTGCACCGTGTGCAGCAGCTCATGGGCGAGCAGCCGCTGCCCGTCCGCCGTACCCGGGCGATAGGCACCCTCGCGGAAGAAGATGTCCTGGCCGACCGCGACCGCGTCCGCGCCCAGCAGTTCCGTCAGCGTGCCCGCGTCCCGGTCGGTGTGCAGGCGTACCCGGCTGAAGTCGTGGCCGAGCCGCTCCTCCAGCTCCCGCCGTACGCTCAGATCGAGCGGATGTCCGGCTCCGCTGACGATGTTCTTCGGCTCCGGCGTCCGGGACGTGGCGCGCTCCTTGCGCTTGCGCCGCCGTTCGGCCTGGGCCGCCTGCGCGTCCTGCGCATGTGACGTACTCATCGAGACTCGCCCCGCCCCGAGAGTCCCGCGTGCACCGCACGCGCCAGCGCCTCACCGAGCCGCCCCGGCGAGGTGGTCGAAGGCAGCGGCGGCAGTCCGGACAGTGCGTCCAGGGCCTGGCCGCCGTCAGCGGCCAGCGGCACGCCACGCTCCCGTACGAGCCGGGACAGCTCCGCCTCGAAAGCGGCCGAGACCCGGTCGGGGTCGAGCCGCTCGAAGCCGTCGAGCACCAGCTCGCCGATGTCCACGCGGATCGTGCGCTCCGAGGGGCGCGGTACCTCGTTCAGACCCATCCGTGGACCTCCGAGGGTGTCAAGGAGCGGTCCAGCTTGAGGTATTCGGTACGCGCCGCCTCCAGCATGTGACGCATCTGGAGCCGGTCGCCCTCCTCCGCCGCGAGGAAGGCTCCCGACAGCGCGATATTGCGAATCGAGCCCCCCGCCACGGTCAGCCGGGCCAGCTGCTCGGGATCGATGTCCTTCATCGGGGCCCGCGCGGGCAGCACCCGCCGCCAGATCTCGGCGCGCTCGCTCTCGCCGGGGAAGGGGAAGTCGACGACGAAACGGATACGCCGCATGAACGCCGTGTCCAGCGCCTGCTTCATGTTCGTCGTGAGGATCGCGAGCCCCCGGTACGCCTCCATCCGCATCAGCAGATAGCTGACCTCGAGGTTGGCGTACCGGTCATGGCTGTCCTTGACCTCGCTGCGCTTGCCGAACAGGGCGTCGGCCTCGTCGAACAGCAGCAGCGCGCCGCCTCGTTCAGCCGCGTCGAAGACCTTGCGCAGATTCTTCTCGGTCTCGCCGATGTACTTGCTGACCACCTGCGAGAGATCGATGATGAACAGATCCAGGCCAAGCTCCTTGGCCATCACCTCGGCGGCCAGGGTCTTTCCGGTGCCGGAGCCGCCGGCGAAGAGTGCGGTGACGCCGAGTCCGCGGCGCAGCGTCTCGGCGAAGCCCCACTCCTGGTACACGGTCGAGCGCTGACGCACATGCGCGACGATCTCGCGCAGAATCCGCAGCTGCCGCTCGGCCAGCACCAGATCGCCCCACGCCGCCTGCGGCTCGATCCGCCGTCCCAGCTCGTCCATGCCCATCCGGGCCTCGGTGAGCCCGGCACGCCAGGCCAGACCGGTCGCGTCCACCTCGTCCTCGCCGGGCAGATCCCGTACGACCGTCGCTCCGGCGGACTGGATCAGATGCGGCGGCAGCGAGAACTGCGCGACGAGATCCCGCAGATCGTCCTCGCTCACCTCCGGTACGTCCGCGAACGCGTCGGCCCACACGCCCAGTTGCTCCTCCGTGTCCAGCGGCGGCACGGTCACGCGCTCGCCGCGTGGACGGGCGGTCTGCCGGGGATCGGGGCTGGAGACGACGAGCGGAACGGCCGCGCTCTCGATGAACGCGTCCGTGGCCGCCGCCTGGTCGCGGTCGAGCTCGCCGACCTCGACGAGCAGCGCGGCGGGCAGCATGACGGCCTCGCGCTGCCACAGCCGTGCCAGCCGGTCGCGCTCGGCCGGATCGGTGGGCATGTCGTCGGCGGCCATGGCGTACAGACCGAGCCCCGAACGGCGCGCCGCCGCCGCGGCGATGTCGGTACGGGTCCGCAGATCGCCGCCGACGAGCTCGATCCGGAACGGAGCATGCGGCCCGGCACCCGCCCAGCCCGCGGCGACCTGGCTCGCCGCCAGGTCGTACGAGGCGGGCAGCGACTCCGGTACGGGCGCACGGCGCAGCAGTCCGTGCAGTCGGGAGTCCAGATAGGGCGAGCCGACGAGGAAGTGCAGGATGCGCTCGTCGAGGCGCAGCCGTGAGGTGGTCAGCCGGGTCTCGTCGTCGAGCTCGACGAGCCGCCAGCGGCGCAGCGGGGCGACGGGGGTGAGGGCGCTCCAGTGCGCACCGTCGAGGGCGGCGAGGGCGAGCGAGAACGTGGGGTGGGCGCGCTCGGGGTCCCCGCCGGCGGCGGCACACCGCCCACCGGTGGTGGGGTCGAGCTCCGCGGCGGCGGCGAGCAGGACGACGTCGCGCTCGAAGGGGCTGAGCCCGAAGCAGGCGACGAGCGAGTCGAGCGTGGCGGGCGCGCGCACACCGGGGGCGGCCGGTTCGCCTCCGGCTGGGGCGGTGGGGGTGCTGCCTTCGGCAGTGAGTTCGCTCTGTCGCGGGGGCGCTGCGGCGCCCGCGTCGCCGTCTCGCCGGACGGGCTCGGCCGCGGCCTTCGCGGCGGGGCGCTCCGCACCGGCGCCCGGAACGGCACCGTCCGCGGGTGCGGCCCCCGCGTGCGGCTGGTCCGCGGTGCCCTGTCCGGAGCCGGGCCCGCCGGGGCGGCCCTGTGCCCGGGCCGCGTGGGCGTCCACGCGGGCGAGCACGGATCGTACGGCCGCGAACAGCGCCCGTCCGTCCGCACCCGCGTTCGCCGACGTACCAGTTGACTCATACGTCCCCATACCCTCACCCGCCCCCGTGTCGCGCACCGTGTCTCAGCTCTCCTTGTCGTCCGCGCCCGCTTCGGTGCCTTTCCGGGCACGAGCGGGCGCGGCCCGTTTCGCCACGGGCTTCGCGGCAGCCTTCGCGGTCTTGGCCGCGGCGCGCTTTCGCGTGGGAGCGGCCGCCTTTGGCGCCACGTCAGGCGCGGCCTCCGGTTCGGGCGAGGGCTCGGGCGAGGTCTCGGGTTCCGCGGCCTCCGGCCGCCCCGGCGGCACCGGCGCGCCTGGTGCCCCGAACGGCAGCACCTTCACCGTCCGCCGCTCCACCGGCTTCGCCGGGACCGGCCTCTCGCGGCCCTCGATCAGGACCAGCGACGCCTGATACGCCACCGACAGGGTGTACGGGGTCTGGTGGAGCATCCCCCACAGCTTCGACGTCTCGTCGATGTCCATCACCGTCGGCGTGAACCGCACCTTCTGCGGCGAGTCCGCCAGATCAGTGCCCGCGAGATACGGCCGCTCCGCCGCGAGTTCGATCAACTCCTTCGGCAGCAACGGGATTTCGTGGAGTGTCCGCACCACGCAGCCGATCAGCCGATGCCCGACCAGCTCCGCCTCCTCCCCGTACGCGCTGATCAGAAAATGCAGATCCAGCGCGGTGGCGGGCCGCTTGAGCAGCGTGCCGTCCGATGCGCGCGTCGGCAGGTCGGTGTGGCGCATCGAGGGGTTCGGGGTGACCTGGTACAGGAAGACGTTGATGGTCGGCTCGGCCGGCGGCTCGGCCGGCGGTTTACGGGTCTCGACCTTTACCGCGATGTCCATCTCGGGGCTCAGGTTGTTCTCGATCAGCAGGGCCAGTGCCTGGGTGACCGTCGCGATGGCGAGTGCGTTGCTCATGACCTCAGTCCCTCTTCTCGCCGCGTGACAGGTAGTCGTCCAGCGTCAGCGCGGGCGCGCGCCGTCCGGTGTGGTCGGGGTGGCCGCCGGCGGGACGGCTCGCACCGGGCGGTGGGGCCGCGC is drawn from Streptomyces sp. NBC_01717 and contains these coding sequences:
- a CDS encoding ATP-binding protein codes for the protein MGTYESTGTSANAGADGRALFAAVRSVLARVDAHAARAQGRPGGPGSGQGTADQPHAGAAPADGAVPGAGAERPAAKAAAEPVRRDGDAGAAAPPRQSELTAEGSTPTAPAGGEPAAPGVRAPATLDSLVACFGLSPFERDVVLLAAAAELDPTTGGRCAAAGGDPERAHPTFSLALAALDGAHWSALTPVAPLRRWRLVELDDETRLTTSRLRLDERILHFLVGSPYLDSRLHGLLRRAPVPESLPASYDLAASQVAAGWAGAGPHAPFRIELVGGDLRTRTDIAAAAARRSGLGLYAMAADDMPTDPAERDRLARLWQREAVMLPAALLVEVGELDRDQAAATDAFIESAAVPLVVSSPDPRQTARPRGERVTVPPLDTEEQLGVWADAFADVPEVSEDDLRDLVAQFSLPPHLIQSAGATVVRDLPGEDEVDATGLAWRAGLTEARMGMDELGRRIEPQAAWGDLVLAERQLRILREIVAHVRQRSTVYQEWGFAETLRRGLGVTALFAGGSGTGKTLAAEVMAKELGLDLFIIDLSQVVSKYIGETEKNLRKVFDAAERGGALLLFDEADALFGKRSEVKDSHDRYANLEVSYLLMRMEAYRGLAILTTNMKQALDTAFMRRIRFVVDFPFPGESERAEIWRRVLPARAPMKDIDPEQLARLTVAGGSIRNIALSGAFLAAEEGDRLQMRHMLEAARTEYLKLDRSLTPSEVHGWV
- a CDS encoding DUF4255 domain-containing protein translates to MSNALAIATVTQALALLIENNLSPEMDIAVKVETRKPPAEPPAEPTINVFLYQVTPNPSMRHTDLPTRASDGTLLKRPATALDLHFLISAYGEEAELVGHRLIGCVVRTLHEIPLLPKELIELAAERPYLAGTDLADSPQKVRFTPTVMDIDETSKLWGMLHQTPYTLSVAYQASLVLIEGRERPVPAKPVERRTVKVLPFGAPGAPVPPGRPEAAEPETSPEPSPEPEAAPDVAPKAAAPTRKRAAAKTAKAAAKPVAKRAAPARARKGTEAGADDKES